A single genomic interval of Granulicella tundricola MP5ACTX9 harbors:
- a CDS encoding carboxypeptidase-like regulatory domain-containing protein: protein MVVYPAAAQTSGLDSSAPAAFTAGGQVLNALNGTPIPRALVTLGGRHVLTDAFGHFEFLQFTDQQARLSVVKPGYTQSLDPTEALAGHTVTGITSSMNLTLYPDALITGVVTGSDGLPVARVPVTLYREDLNEATSRSLPAGFTQTDTHGAYRFEQQPGSYRVHLGYAPHVSEAGDAMLPIDFPEQTDSERPAIFFAGPGETRQVDLQPQTSAAYPVSFHVDTETAGAGLQVICTPSQGSAFTVFAQPSRTRGDYHLDLPSGSYQLHAILMDRDGQQEALGKVTVSGKSVDGLLLHLAAVPRIPVELIVDPGSSTGTQSQGTLSSAPSTPRLNQFNLRLQRVGARDQPGQGDIVLNSRADQPGQFQAASGSYRLRAQASGSWYIKAASYGSSDLLSGRLVVAAGADGETIRVVVSNLVGQLSGSLLADGKAVPGVVYLIAHEPGMTPVRSLRAGSGTYKTSLPPGTYTAIAFSQSFTGDLRDPTVVAKLSGAQNIDVTPAGAAALDLTIQPQAGPQ from the coding sequence ATGGTTGTCTACCCAGCCGCTGCCCAGACCTCGGGCCTCGACTCCAGCGCACCCGCCGCCTTCACCGCCGGCGGCCAAGTCCTCAATGCCCTCAACGGCACCCCCATCCCCCGGGCCCTCGTTACACTCGGCGGCCGCCACGTCCTCACTGACGCCTTCGGCCACTTCGAGTTCCTACAATTTACCGACCAGCAAGCTCGCCTCAGCGTCGTCAAGCCGGGCTACACACAGTCACTCGACCCCACAGAAGCCCTTGCCGGTCATACGGTTACAGGCATTACCTCAAGCATGAACTTGACTCTATACCCCGATGCCCTCATCACCGGCGTCGTCACCGGCAGCGACGGCCTGCCTGTAGCACGCGTACCCGTCACCCTGTACCGCGAGGATCTCAACGAAGCCACCAGCCGCAGTCTTCCGGCCGGCTTCACCCAGACCGACACACACGGAGCCTACCGCTTCGAGCAGCAGCCCGGCTCCTACCGCGTCCATCTCGGCTACGCACCTCACGTCTCGGAGGCCGGGGATGCCATGCTCCCCATCGACTTTCCAGAACAAACGGACAGTGAGCGGCCCGCCATCTTCTTCGCTGGCCCGGGAGAGACTCGCCAGGTAGACCTCCAGCCGCAGACCAGCGCGGCGTATCCAGTCAGCTTCCACGTCGATACAGAGACAGCAGGAGCCGGTCTGCAAGTCATCTGCACCCCCAGCCAGGGTTCAGCCTTCACCGTCTTCGCCCAGCCATCCCGCACGCGGGGCGACTATCACCTCGACCTGCCCTCCGGCAGCTATCAGCTTCACGCCATCCTGATGGACAGGGACGGTCAACAGGAAGCGCTCGGTAAGGTAACCGTATCCGGCAAGTCTGTCGATGGCCTCCTCCTGCATCTCGCAGCCGTTCCCCGGATACCTGTAGAGCTGATCGTCGACCCCGGCTCATCGACAGGAACTCAGTCCCAGGGCACCCTGTCCTCCGCCCCCTCAACCCCTCGGTTGAATCAGTTCAATCTGCGCCTGCAGCGCGTAGGCGCACGCGATCAACCCGGACAGGGCGACATCGTCCTGAACAGCCGGGCGGATCAACCAGGCCAGTTTCAGGCCGCCTCCGGCAGCTATCGCCTGAGGGCCCAGGCCAGCGGAAGCTGGTACATCAAAGCCGCGAGCTACGGAAGCTCAGACCTGCTGTCAGGTAGGCTGGTCGTCGCGGCCGGCGCAGACGGAGAGACCATCCGCGTCGTCGTCAGCAACCTCGTCGGACAGCTCTCCGGCTCGCTGCTCGCGGACGGAAAGGCCGTACCCGGAGTCGTCTACCTCATCGCACACGAGCCCGGCATGACCCCGGTGCGCAGCCTGCGAGCCGGGTCCGGCACCTATAAGACAAGCCTCCCGCCCGGCACCTACACAGCCATCGCGTTCTCACAGAGCTTCACGGGCGATCTACGCGATCCAACC
- a CDS encoding RNA polymerase sigma factor, with protein sequence MGGLPDQTLVALAQAGDEDAYVELYRRHSPMAARAIRRITRNAEDTEDVLQETSIRALVHLKSFDGRSAFSTWLTRIAVNSALMLLRKRRNRPETSIDSDPDRDTWLSRQLADPSPSPETMCLRLQEVRQLREAVSQLPPLLRNVIVARHGGDMPVKQVAAAVGITEAAAKSRLLRASLRLRALLTEDDFTERRRALNSQRRLNQCA encoded by the coding sequence ATGGGCGGGTTGCCGGATCAGACGCTTGTGGCGCTGGCCCAGGCGGGCGATGAGGATGCTTACGTTGAGCTGTACCGGCGTCACTCGCCGATGGCGGCGCGGGCGATCCGGCGGATTACGCGCAACGCGGAGGATACGGAGGACGTGCTGCAGGAGACGTCGATCCGGGCGCTGGTGCATTTGAAGTCGTTTGATGGGCGGTCTGCGTTTTCTACGTGGCTGACGCGGATCGCGGTGAACTCGGCTCTGATGCTGCTGCGGAAGCGGCGGAATCGTCCTGAGACTTCGATCGACAGCGATCCTGACCGGGATACGTGGCTGTCACGGCAGTTGGCCGATCCTTCCCCGAGTCCCGAGACGATGTGCCTGCGGCTGCAGGAGGTGAGGCAGTTGCGCGAGGCGGTGAGCCAGTTGCCGCCGTTGCTGCGGAACGTCATTGTGGCTCGGCATGGGGGCGATATGCCGGTGAAGCAGGTGGCTGCGGCGGTGGGGATTACGGAGGCGGCGGCGAAGTCCAGGCTGCTGCGTGCGAGCCTGCGGCTGCGAGCGCTGCTGACGGAGGATGACTTTACGGAGAGACGGAGAGCGCTGAACTCGCAGCGACGGCTGAATCAGTGTGCTTGA
- a CDS encoding FAD:protein FMN transferase codes for MGWMKLSGVLLALGMVGALPGQEGLQRFHEVHRAMGTEFSIDLYARDEEAAGAAAEAAFDEVDRLEELLSNYRPSSELSRIGREAGAGTVTTDPETFRFLERAVFWSKRSDGAFDITVGPLLRAWGFYEHGGRIPSDAELKGLRGTLGWERIRLGAADRSVRFVPGRALDLDPGSIGKGFAVDGVVTVLREAGVRTALISAGGSTVYGMGAPPGTEGWPVTVMDPRVVGRVASTVMLKDMSLSSGACTQKFFIKDGHRYCHIFDPLTMRPVEGVLQTTVVSESATDSDALSTVVFVLPPERARAVLKPFGSVRALIFLNATTPESCISINWPGGVCAPSTTTK; via the coding sequence ATGGGTTGGATGAAGCTTTCCGGGGTGCTGCTGGCGTTGGGGATGGTAGGCGCCCTGCCGGGGCAGGAGGGGCTGCAGCGGTTTCATGAGGTTCATCGGGCTATGGGGACGGAGTTTTCGATCGACCTTTATGCGCGGGATGAGGAGGCCGCGGGGGCGGCGGCGGAGGCGGCTTTCGATGAGGTCGACCGGCTGGAGGAGCTGCTGAGTAACTACAGGCCTTCGAGCGAGCTTTCCAGGATTGGTCGGGAGGCTGGGGCGGGGACGGTGACGACCGATCCGGAGACGTTTCGGTTTCTGGAGCGGGCGGTGTTCTGGAGTAAGCGGTCGGATGGGGCGTTCGATATTACGGTGGGGCCGCTGCTGAGGGCTTGGGGGTTTTATGAGCATGGGGGGAGGATTCCGAGCGACGCGGAGTTGAAGGGGCTGAGGGGGACGCTGGGGTGGGAGAGGATTCGGCTGGGGGCGGCGGATCGGTCAGTGAGGTTTGTGCCGGGGCGGGCGCTGGATCTCGATCCGGGGAGTATTGGGAAGGGATTTGCGGTGGACGGGGTGGTGACGGTGCTGCGGGAGGCGGGGGTGAGGACGGCGCTGATCTCGGCGGGTGGGAGTACGGTTTATGGGATGGGCGCGCCGCCGGGGACGGAGGGTTGGCCGGTGACGGTGATGGACCCTCGCGTGGTGGGGCGGGTGGCGAGTACGGTGATGTTGAAGGATATGTCGCTTTCTTCAGGGGCTTGTACGCAGAAGTTTTTTATCAAGGATGGGCACCGGTACTGCCATATCTTTGATCCGCTGACGATGCGGCCGGTGGAGGGTGTGCTGCAGACGACGGTGGTGAGCGAGAGCGCGACGGATAGCGATGCGCTTTCTACGGTGGTGTTTGTGCTGCCGCCGGAGAGGGCGAGGGCGGTGTTGAAGCCGTTTGGGTCAGTGCGGGCTTTGATTTTTCTGAATGCGACTACCCCGGAGAGCTGTATTTCCATAAACTGGCCGGGCGGTGTTTGTGCGCCGTCGACAACTACGAAGTAG
- a CDS encoding Gfo/Idh/MocA family protein — MITRRMFNQGLTAAALYSSTSATMTGSALGAEVQASERAEAEAAKQIAPAKASTPFRMGIIGAGSRGQELIRSFLRVPGVSVVAAADVYPLRFQQLSRVCTNDVAHYDDYRKLLERKDLDAVIVATPLGLHGEHVLAALKSGHNVYGEKVMAYTVEQAQAIVSAAGEQKVIYQVGHQYRYSPWIRAAVARVQQGEIGEVTHIAGYWHRNNDWRRPVPESSLERLINWRLYHQWSLGLIAELGSHHIDIANWVFGANPEAAMASGSICRYHDGRETDDNVQMVLSYSGGRRFIFSSVTDNAKMGDQLWLYGSKGSLNLTLEDASFFYEPKKITRAVPVGNGKDALVTSASYAPSSEMPYRGAGKPVDVMTAEDPTTAATRAFVYCVRTGTKPISDARVGLGSAMAVIRANESLRGRAEVKI; from the coding sequence TTGATCACTCGCCGCATGTTCAACCAGGGGCTTACTGCTGCTGCACTTTACTCGTCAACTTCCGCAACGATGACTGGCTCTGCGCTGGGTGCGGAGGTGCAGGCTTCGGAGCGGGCGGAGGCTGAGGCTGCGAAGCAGATTGCTCCGGCGAAGGCTTCGACACCGTTCAGGATGGGGATTATTGGCGCTGGGAGCCGGGGGCAGGAGCTGATCCGGAGCTTTCTGCGGGTGCCGGGGGTGAGCGTGGTGGCTGCGGCGGATGTTTATCCGTTGCGGTTTCAGCAGTTGAGCCGGGTCTGTACGAACGACGTGGCGCACTATGACGACTACAGGAAGCTGCTGGAGCGGAAGGACCTGGATGCGGTGATCGTGGCGACGCCGCTGGGTCTGCATGGGGAGCATGTGCTGGCGGCGCTGAAGAGCGGGCACAACGTGTATGGCGAGAAGGTGATGGCGTACACGGTGGAGCAGGCGCAGGCGATCGTGTCGGCTGCGGGGGAGCAAAAGGTGATCTACCAGGTGGGGCATCAGTATCGGTATTCGCCGTGGATACGGGCGGCGGTGGCGAGGGTGCAGCAGGGGGAGATTGGCGAGGTGACGCATATTGCGGGGTACTGGCACAGGAACAATGACTGGCGGCGGCCGGTGCCGGAGTCATCGCTGGAGAGGCTGATCAATTGGCGGCTGTATCACCAGTGGTCGCTGGGGCTGATTGCGGAGCTGGGGTCGCACCATATCGATATTGCGAACTGGGTATTTGGGGCGAATCCGGAGGCGGCGATGGCGTCGGGGTCGATCTGCCGGTATCACGATGGGCGGGAGACGGATGACAATGTGCAGATGGTGCTGAGCTACTCCGGGGGGCGGCGGTTTATCTTTAGCTCGGTGACGGATAACGCGAAGATGGGGGATCAGCTTTGGCTCTATGGGTCGAAGGGCTCGCTGAATTTGACGCTGGAGGATGCTTCGTTCTTCTATGAGCCGAAGAAGATTACGCGGGCGGTGCCGGTGGGCAATGGGAAGGATGCACTGGTGACGAGTGCGTCGTATGCGCCTTCGAGCGAGATGCCTTATCGGGGGGCGGGTAAGCCGGTGGATGTGATGACGGCGGAGGACCCGACTACGGCGGCTACTCGGGCGTTTGTGTATTGCGTGCGGACGGGGACGAAGCCGATCTCGGATGCGCGGGTAGGGTTGGGGTCGGCTATGGCGGTGATCCGGGCGAATGAGTCGCTGAGGGGGCGGGCTGAGGTGAAGATTTAA